Proteins encoded together in one Shewanella oneidensis MR-1 window:
- the lepA gene encoding translation elongation factor 4 yields MKHIRNFSIIAHIDHGKSTLSDRLIQVCGGLSDREMDAQVLDSMDLERERGITIKAQSVTLEYKAKNGEIYQLNFIDTPGHVDFSYEVSRSLAACEGALLVVDAGQGVEAQTLANCYTALDMNLDVVPILNKIDLPQADPERVAAEIEDIVGIDAMNAVRCSAKTGVGIDDVLEVIVEQIPPPEGNPDAPLQALIIDSWFDSYLGVVSLVRIKHGVLKKGDKFKVMSTGQNHTADRVGIFTPKQTDKTELKTGEVGFVIAGIKEIHGAPVGDTLTLAKNGADKPLPGFKKVKPQVYAGVFPISTDEYENFRDALNKLSLNDASLFFEPESSSALGFGFRIGYLGLLHMEIIQERLEREYDLDLITTAPTVVYEVLMTSGETIYVDNPADLPAINNIEEMREPIVEANILVPKEYLGNVITLCIEKRGTQVNMVYHGNQVAVTYHLPMAEVVMDFFDRLKSTSRGYASLEYNFIRFDPADMVRLDILINGDRVDALAMIIHRSNIRHRGLALVEKMKELIPRQMFDIAIQAAVGSQIIARSTVKALRKDVTAKCYGGDVSRKKKLLNKQKEGKKRMKQVGNVEVPQEAFLAVLKLNE; encoded by the coding sequence ATGAAACACATTAGAAACTTCTCAATTATTGCCCATATCGACCATGGTAAATCGACGCTGTCAGATCGTCTTATTCAGGTTTGTGGCGGTTTAAGCGACCGTGAAATGGATGCCCAAGTTCTTGATTCTATGGATCTAGAGCGTGAACGCGGTATTACCATTAAGGCGCAGAGCGTTACGTTGGAATATAAAGCCAAAAATGGCGAAATATACCAACTCAACTTTATTGATACCCCAGGTCACGTTGACTTTTCCTATGAAGTATCTCGTTCATTAGCGGCCTGTGAGGGCGCGCTGCTCGTGGTTGATGCTGGCCAAGGCGTTGAAGCTCAGACGCTGGCAAACTGTTACACCGCGCTGGATATGAATCTAGACGTCGTGCCCATTCTGAACAAAATCGACTTACCTCAGGCTGATCCTGAGCGCGTTGCCGCCGAGATCGAAGACATCGTTGGTATCGATGCGATGAACGCTGTGCGTTGTTCTGCAAAAACCGGTGTGGGTATTGATGATGTATTAGAAGTCATCGTCGAGCAAATTCCGCCGCCAGAAGGCAACCCGGATGCGCCGCTACAAGCCCTTATTATTGACTCTTGGTTTGACAGTTACTTAGGCGTTGTTTCTTTAGTGCGTATTAAACACGGCGTGCTGAAGAAAGGCGATAAGTTCAAGGTGATGTCTACTGGACAAAACCACACTGCGGATCGTGTCGGTATTTTCACGCCAAAACAAACCGATAAAACCGAGCTGAAAACCGGTGAAGTTGGTTTTGTTATCGCAGGGATTAAAGAAATTCACGGTGCGCCCGTCGGTGATACTTTAACACTGGCTAAAAATGGTGCCGATAAGCCATTACCTGGCTTTAAAAAAGTGAAGCCACAGGTTTATGCCGGTGTGTTCCCGATTTCTACCGATGAATATGAAAACTTCCGTGATGCACTGAACAAACTCAGCCTGAACGATGCCTCATTGTTCTTTGAACCTGAAAGTTCATCTGCGTTAGGCTTTGGTTTCCGTATTGGCTATTTAGGCCTGCTCCACATGGAAATCATTCAAGAACGGTTAGAGCGCGAATATGATCTTGACCTGATCACCACCGCACCCACAGTAGTCTATGAAGTGCTAATGACTAGTGGTGAAACCATCTATGTTGATAACCCAGCAGATTTACCTGCAATTAACAACATCGAAGAAATGCGTGAGCCGATTGTTGAAGCCAACATTTTAGTACCCAAAGAATACTTAGGTAACGTGATTACCCTGTGTATCGAAAAACGCGGAACTCAAGTGAACATGGTTTACCACGGTAACCAAGTGGCCGTGACATACCATCTGCCAATGGCGGAAGTGGTAATGGACTTCTTTGACCGCTTAAAATCAACTAGCCGTGGTTATGCGTCATTAGAATACAACTTTATCCGCTTCGATCCTGCGGACATGGTGCGTTTAGATATTCTGATCAACGGCGACCGTGTGGATGCGCTGGCGATGATTATTCACCGTTCGAATATTCGTCACCGTGGTTTAGCGCTGGTTGAGAAGATGAAAGAGCTTATTCCGCGGCAGATGTTTGATATCGCGATTCAAGCTGCTGTCGGTAGCCAAATTATTGCCCGTTCTACCGTAAAAGCGTTACGTAAAGACGTAACGGCTAAGTGTTATGGTGGTGACGTTTCTCGTAAGAAGAAACTCTTAAATAAACAAAAAGAGGGTAAGAAACGGATGAAACAAGTCGGTAACGTTGAGGTGCCACAGGAGGCATTCTTAGCGGTACTTAAGCTAAACGAGTAA
- a CDS encoding MucB/RseB C-terminal domain-containing protein: MRLILLALLALVFPAVAQEDMPAKVWLEKMSQALKEKEFKASIIQLQADHIRPLVYLHGKVNNQEVAFLEYLNGPPKNAVRVGNRVTFIEHDQPAYSILSNHIQGVWPAAFSSQMSDLEVGYQFVMGGRTRIAGRPGQMIRLLPNDEYRYGFQIWLDMDTYLPLRYDMLTQDKQLLEQLMVIELIEFSEPPSILQEAYKQEWPAVIDQAERQDGQNWQFSWLPAGFSVVVRDHHRLIGSHEAVEYIALTDGLANISIYVARAGSTPLPEELITRNGLSLVAEKVGNAEVVAVGKVPTETLARIAKSLMLK, translated from the coding sequence TTGCGTCTAATCCTGTTGGCTTTATTGGCCTTGGTATTTCCTGCGGTGGCGCAGGAAGATATGCCTGCTAAAGTCTGGCTTGAGAAAATGAGCCAGGCTTTAAAAGAGAAAGAGTTCAAAGCATCGATTATACAACTTCAGGCCGATCATATTCGGCCTTTGGTTTATCTTCACGGTAAAGTAAATAATCAAGAAGTCGCGTTTCTTGAATACCTCAATGGCCCACCTAAAAACGCGGTGCGTGTAGGCAATCGAGTGACCTTTATTGAGCATGACCAACCCGCCTACAGTATCCTCTCTAATCATATTCAGGGTGTATGGCCAGCAGCTTTTTCATCCCAAATGAGTGATTTGGAAGTCGGCTATCAATTTGTGATGGGAGGCCGCACTCGTATTGCGGGGCGCCCTGGGCAAATGATTCGTTTATTGCCTAATGACGAATACCGATATGGATTCCAAATTTGGCTGGATATGGACACTTACCTGCCGCTCAGATATGACATGTTGACTCAAGATAAGCAATTGCTTGAACAACTAATGGTGATTGAATTAATTGAATTTAGCGAGCCGCCATCGATTTTACAGGAGGCTTACAAGCAAGAATGGCCCGCGGTTATCGATCAGGCTGAACGTCAAGATGGACAAAATTGGCAGTTTTCTTGGCTACCCGCAGGCTTTAGTGTGGTGGTGCGTGATCACCATCGTTTGATTGGCAGCCATGAGGCGGTTGAATATATTGCCTTAACCGACGGTTTAGCCAATATTTCTATCTATGTTGCTCGGGCTGGGTCAACGCCATTGCCTGAAGAGTTAATTACGCGCAATGGTCTGTCCTTGGTGGCTGAAAAAGTCGGTAATGCCGAAGTGGTGGCTGTGGGTAAAGTGCCAACAGAGACCTTAGCCCGTATCGCAAAAAGTTTGATGTTAAAATAG
- a CDS encoding SoxR reducing system RseC family protein, with the protein MMEEVARVVACDNQGWLTVEVELKSTCKSCNSSESCGTSAVAQAFSSKTQQFSIQSERTCEVGELLKLGLPESVILKAAALVYLMPLLGLFLGALSGQFFAGLFQINADLSAIGFAALGAITAWLIGKRKAKQLEVDSQPVILAYLGAGISLEKLPV; encoded by the coding sequence ATGATGGAAGAAGTGGCGAGGGTAGTCGCTTGCGATAATCAAGGTTGGCTCACCGTTGAGGTTGAACTTAAAAGCACCTGCAAGAGTTGCAATAGCAGTGAATCTTGCGGCACTTCTGCAGTTGCTCAAGCTTTTTCTTCAAAAACTCAACAATTCTCCATTCAAAGTGAACGTACCTGCGAGGTTGGTGAACTGCTGAAACTGGGGCTACCTGAGAGTGTGATCCTCAAAGCGGCGGCGTTGGTTTATTTGATGCCCCTGCTTGGCTTATTTTTGGGCGCCTTATCAGGGCAGTTTTTTGCAGGTCTATTTCAAATCAATGCTGATCTCAGTGCGATAGGGTTCGCAGCTTTAGGTGCTATCACTGCGTGGTTGATTGGAAAACGTAAGGCAAAACAGCTTGAAGTAGATTCGCAACCTGTCATTTTGGCTTATTTAGGTGCAGGGATCAGTTTAGAGAAATTACCCGTTTAA
- the lepB gene encoding signal peptidase I, whose protein sequence is MAAYFSIILVLVTLISGLIWLVDVLVFAPKRAARLLLAKESNASLTEEAEYSIMRESTIVETAHSIFPVIAFVLILRSFIYEPFQIPSGSMMPTLLVGDFILVEKFSYGLKDPVWRTKLIETGEPKRGDVIVFKYPENPQIDYIKRVVGLPGDRIIYRNKQLMIQKACGVEQTQCPEPELVARTEVSRGDFSQDGVPLLRYKEQLGEVAHDILINPSRPDMLGYFKRDGDLPAGEFLVPEGHYFAMGDNRDNSTDSRFWGVVPEENLVGKAVAIWISFEFDRTKADFLPTWLPSGIRFERVGGIH, encoded by the coding sequence ATGGCAGCCTATTTTTCCATTATTTTAGTGCTAGTCACCCTGATTTCAGGGCTGATCTGGTTAGTCGATGTGCTGGTATTTGCGCCTAAACGCGCTGCCCGTCTGCTTTTGGCTAAGGAGTCAAACGCGAGTTTAACCGAGGAAGCAGAGTATAGCATCATGCGTGAGTCGACCATTGTCGAAACTGCGCACTCCATCTTTCCTGTGATTGCCTTTGTGCTCATCCTGCGTTCGTTTATTTATGAACCATTCCAAATCCCATCAGGTTCTATGATGCCAACCCTGTTAGTGGGCGATTTTATTTTGGTGGAAAAGTTTAGTTATGGTCTAAAAGATCCCGTTTGGCGCACAAAACTGATTGAAACGGGCGAGCCAAAACGGGGTGATGTGATTGTCTTTAAATACCCTGAGAATCCTCAGATTGACTATATCAAGCGTGTGGTGGGCTTACCGGGTGATAGGATTATCTACCGCAACAAGCAGTTAATGATCCAGAAAGCCTGTGGCGTAGAGCAAACCCAGTGCCCAGAGCCAGAACTCGTGGCGCGCACTGAAGTGAGTCGTGGTGATTTCAGCCAAGATGGTGTGCCTTTACTCCGCTATAAAGAACAGCTCGGTGAAGTGGCTCACGATATTTTAATCAACCCAAGTCGTCCGGATATGCTGGGTTACTTCAAGCGTGATGGCGATTTACCCGCGGGTGAATTCCTTGTTCCTGAAGGCCATTACTTTGCAATGGGCGACAACCGTGATAACAGTACTGACAGCCGTTTCTGGGGGGTTGTGCCTGAAGAAAATCTTGTCGGTAAAGCGGTTGCTATCTGGATCAGTTTTGAGTTTGACCGTACTAAAGCCGACTTTCTCCCTACTTGGCTACCGAGCGGTATCCGTTTTGAACGTGTTGGTGGAATTCACTAG
- a CDS encoding sigma-E factor negative regulatory protein RseA: protein MDKLGQEWVSAAVDGETDVQTMAELAADTHSHNKWRNYHLIGDAMRGELPQTMAFDLSASIAAAIDLEPAIVSPQVTAPEVTTVPQQVAVNEGQSRVVPLFKQFGQYAIAATVAMFAIVGVQNFNQTADDATSPSPVLITRPLVGSASPVSLQTGPVQQNQSYTNDQMNEQRRRINTYIQDHMLQQRLNTGAVVEDNSEVIPVPVNQ from the coding sequence ATGGATAAATTAGGTCAAGAATGGGTATCAGCCGCTGTCGATGGAGAGACAGATGTGCAGACGATGGCAGAACTTGCTGCCGATACGCATTCACATAATAAGTGGCGTAACTATCATTTGATAGGTGATGCTATGCGGGGGGAATTACCCCAGACTATGGCATTCGACCTTAGTGCAAGTATTGCTGCAGCAATTGATCTTGAGCCTGCCATTGTCTCGCCTCAAGTCACAGCACCTGAAGTCACAACGGTTCCGCAGCAAGTGGCTGTAAATGAAGGCCAAAGCCGTGTTGTGCCGCTATTTAAGCAGTTTGGTCAGTATGCGATTGCAGCAACCGTGGCAATGTTTGCCATTGTCGGTGTGCAAAACTTCAATCAAACGGCCGATGATGCAACGTCGCCATCGCCTGTGCTCATCACTCGTCCTTTAGTCGGTAGTGCTTCCCCTGTAAGCTTACAGACGGGGCCTGTGCAACAAAATCAGAGCTACACCAATGATCAAATGAATGAGCAACGTCGTAGAATTAACACGTATATTCAGGATCATATGTTACAACAACGATTGAATACGGGGGCCGTTGTAGAAGACAATAGCGAGGTTATTCCCGTTCCTGTCAATCAGTAG